A genomic window from Glycine max cultivar Williams 82 chromosome 17, Glycine_max_v4.0, whole genome shotgun sequence includes:
- the LOC100800017 gene encoding probable xyloglucan endotransglucosylase/hydrolase protein 23-like precursor (The RefSeq protein has 1 substitution compared to this genomic sequence), whose amino-acid sequence MVPCVKAMVALVLAFLISLPSMVAYAGNMYQDVDVTWGDGRGKILNNGQLLTLSLDRASGSGFQSKNQYLFGKIDMQIKLVPANSAGTVTAFYLRSGGSSWDEIDFEFLGNLSGDPYIVHTNVYTQGKGNREQQFYLWFDPTADFHTYSFLWNPTHVVFYVDGRPIREFKNLEGVGVEYPKKQPMRLYASLWNADDWATRGGLVKTDWSQAPFTASFRNFKANGCVWSNGVSSCNSTSSSEKAWLYSQRLDSTNQKKLKWVHKNYMIYDYCTDLKRFPQGLPLECTVRTKS is encoded by the exons ATGGTTCCTTGTGTTAAAGCAATGGTTGCGCTTGTCCTAGCGTTTCTAATCTCTTTGCCTTCTATGGTTGCCTATGCTGGCAACATGTACCAAGATGTTGATGTCACGTGGGGAGATGGCAGAGGCAAGATTCTGAACAATGGTCAGCTTCTTACTCTGTCTCTTGACAGAGCCTCTGGCTCTGGCTTTCAGTCCAAGAATCAGTATCTATTTGGCAAAATTGACATGCAAATCAAACTTGTGCCTGCAAATTCCGCTGGCACGGTCACCGCTTTTTAC TTACGTTCAGAAGGGTCATCTTGGGATGAGATAGATTTTGAGTTCCTGGGAAATCTGAGTGGTGATCCTTACATAGTTCATACTAATGTGTACACACAAGGCAAGGGTAATAGGGAGCAACAATTTTATCTTTGGTTTGACCCAACTGCAGATTTTCACACCTATTCCTTTCTCTGGAATCCTACACATGTTGT attCTATGTTGATGGAAGACCAATTAGGGAGTTCAAGAACTTGGAGGGAGTGGGTGTTGAATACCCAAAGAAGCAGCCTATGAGGTTATATGCCAGTCTATGGAACGCTGATGACTGGGCAACGAGAGGAGGGCTAGTGAAGACAGATTGGAGTCAAGCACCATTCACTGCTTCTTTCAGGAACTTCAAAGCCAATGGTTGCGTTTGGTCCAATGGGGTTTCTTCATGCAACTCCACCTCCTCTTCTGAAAAAGCTTGGCTATATTCTCAACGGCTTGATTCCACAAACCAGAAGAAGCTAAAATGGGTGCACAAGAATTACATGATTTATGATTACTGCACAGACCTTAAGCGATTCCCTCAGGGTCTCCCTCTCGAATGCACAGTCCGCACCAAgtcataa
- the LOC100800017 gene encoding probable xyloglucan endotransglucosylase/hydrolase protein 23-like isoform X1: MVPCVKAMVALVLAFLISLPSMVAYAGNMYQDVDVTWGDGRGKILNNGQLLTLSLDRASGSGFQSKNQYLFGKIDMQIKLVPANSAGTVTAFYLRSEGSSWDEIDFEFLGNLSGDPYIVHTNVYTQGKGNREQQFYLWFDPTADFHTYSFLWNPTHVVFYVDGRPIREFKNLEGVGVEYPKKQPMRLYASLWNADDWATRGGLVKTDWSQAPFTASFRNFKANGCVWSNGVSSCNSTSSSEKAWLYSQRLDSTNQKKLKWVHKNYMIYDYCTDLKRFPQGLPLECTVRTKS, encoded by the exons ATGGTTCCTTGTGTTAAAGCAATGGTTGCGCTTGTCCTAGCGTTTCTAATCTCTTTGCCTTCTATGGTTGCCTATGCTGGCAACATGTACCAAGATGTTGATGTCACGTGGGGAGATGGCAGAGGCAAGATTCTGAACAATGGTCAGCTTCTTACTCTGTCTCTTGACAGAGCCTCTGGCTCTGGCTTTCAGTCCAAGAATCAGTATCTATTTGGCAAAATTGACATGCAAATCAAACTTGTGCCTGCAAATTCCGCTGGCACGGTCACCGCTTTTTAC TTACGTTCAGAAGGGTCATCTTGGGATGAGATAGATTTTGAGTTCCTGGGAAATCTGAGTGGTGATCCTTACATAGTTCATACTAATGTGTACACACAAGGCAAGGGTAATAGGGAGCAACAATTTTATCTTTGGTTTGACCCAACTGCAGATTTTCACACCTATTCCTTTCTCTGGAATCCTACACATGTTGT attCTATGTTGATGGAAGACCAATTAGGGAGTTCAAGAACTTGGAGGGAGTGGGTGTTGAATACCCAAAGAAGCAGCCTATGAGGTTATATGCCAGTCTATGGAACGCTGATGACTGGGCAACGAGAGGAGGGCTAGTGAAGACAGATTGGAGTCAAGCACCATTCACTGCTTCTTTCAGGAACTTCAAAGCCAATGGTTGCGTTTGGTCCAATGGGGTTTCTTCATGCAACTCCACCTCCTCTTCTGAAAAAGCTTGGCTATATTCTCAACGGCTTGATTCCACAAACCAGAAGAAGCTAAAATGGGTGCACAAGAATTACATGATTTATGATTACTGCACAGACCTTAAGCGATTCCCTCAGGGTCTCCCTCTCGAATGCACAGTCCGCACCAAgtcataa